A segment of the Deltaproteobacteria bacterium genome:
CGATCCGGAAGTCGCTGCCGGTGATGAGGCCTACTATTAATAAGTGACCGGCATTGCAGCTAAAGATGCTTATCCACACCCGTCTGGAGTCGGTCGCGGAGCTGCTGGAGGAGCAGCTCGTAGACCACGCTCCGCTGCTCGGCGAAGACGCACTCGATCGTTCCCGGCTTCGCGTAGCTGAACACGACGCGATAACCGCCAATCCGCAGGCGACAGTACCCGTCCAGCGGGGGCTCGAGAACCTTGATGTCGCCCTTCTCCCGCGCGAGATCCTTGAGTGCGTGGCGCAGGCGCTGTTTCGGCTCGGGCGGAAGGCGCCGGACGAACTCGACGACCTGAGTCGCCAACACGACCTTCATTCGTCGTCGAGCGCCGAAAGTGGAACGAACCGTGTCCGACCTGCCCGGTGGTCCGCGATCGCCTTCTGCGCGGCAGGATTCGCCAATATCTCCATCGTTTCGACGATCGCTTCCAGATGATCGCGCGACAGGAGGTACGCAACGGTCTCTTGCCTGCGGGCGATGCCAACGAGGGCGCCGCCCTCAGCCTCTCTCAGAAGTCGCGGAAGCTGACTTTGGGCTTCGGTTACAGAATACGTAGAACGTGTCATTTTGTTATGTAGTTATGGGATGAGCATGCCGGTGTCAACCCGAGAGTCGAGCCCGCGAGCCTATCAACCCCGCGCGTACCAGCGCACGCTCGATCCCCTGCCCTCCGGGCGTACGGAACACGCCGTGGCGAAGAGCCGTGTCTCACGCCGTTTCGTGGCGCTCACGCAGGCGCGCCTGACGACGTGGCTCGCGGAACCGCTCGACGCGCTCGGCATCCGGGTGATTCTGATCGACGGCCTCCACTTCCGCGATCATGTGATCCTCTTGGCCTTGGGGTTCACGATCGACGGGCACAAACTGCTGTTCGCCACAGCTCGGGGGATGTCCCGTTCGCTGCTAAAAGTCGCTGTTGAAAACGGCGGTCCTCGGTGACGGTATGATCACGCGGCCAACTCTTCTCCGATTTCGCTGCCTGAGGCAACGCTTGCGACGAGTGCAGTGCGAAGTTTCGGCAACTCACTGAATCCCCGGATCGCGCGGCAGCGCGGTTGCGCGTGATCGAGTGCGGCCGCCACCCACCGCAGAATCATCCGTCCACTGCGCCAGCGCTTGGGGTTGCGGGTATAGGTCGCGATCGTCCCGTTGAGGTTTTCGATCGTGTTCGTCGAGCGGAGCGTCCGGTACAGCGCCCCGCGCACCCCGAGGCGCTGCCGCGTCAGGGTCTCCGCGCGTCCCTCCTGCAAGGAGGCGGCGGCGCCGGGGTGCGCTTCTTCCAGCGAGCGCGCGAGTCGCTTGAGGCGCGCTTCCGCTTTCTTCCAGTCCGCCTCGTCGTAGGCCTTCCGCATCTCCGTGCGGACCCGCGGCCGGGCGTCCTCCGGGAGATGCCCCAGGACGTTGCGGTTTCTCGAGGTTGGCTTGGCAGCCGGAAGGGTACGTCGCCCGATCCTTTTTTACACACCCGCTGGTTCTAGCCCAGCGAGCTGCGTCGCCTCTCGGCTGCGGTCGATGCGCAGCGAACCCTCATCGGTGTGCACGAAGATGCGCACGGCGCCCTGCGCATCTGGGGTCTCGTCAACTCGGGCAGGCGCTGGCTCCGAGATATCCAGGGCGGCCGGCGCGCCGGCGCGCAGCTACCGGATGTCCCTGTGGTTCACGTCGATGCGCCGGGAAGCCTCGCGGTGTACCGGGCGCAGAAACTGGTCGCGAAGCTCCGGTCCGGGCGCATATCCGGAACACGAGTCGATCAGTTCGCCTCCGCATGGCTGCCGGAACGATTCACGGATTTCCTCGAGGACCTCATCGCGCGTCACGTGGTCGCGCGCGAACGATCCGACCTGTCATGGGCGCCGCTCACGCTCGACCTTCCGCGGGAAATCGCGGAACGCATGATGAAACGCGTCATCGCGCTGATGCGAGAGGCGCGCCACGGCGGCTCGATCATCTTCGTGCCCACGGACGCTGGCGCACCCACGACCGACGAGCCCTATATCGACCTGAAATATCGCTTCGAGACGTCGCCGACGAAGCGCTGGTTTCCCGAGGTCGTCGTCTCGATCCTGAATCGCCTCGCGCAGATCCATGGGGCGGGTCCTCGCCCCGTCGGATGGCGCGAGTTCGAGACGACGCTGGACGATGACCTCGCCACACTCGACGAGGCGCTCTTCGAAACCGCGCATCTGATTGCGGAACTCGCGTCTACCGACGGTGCCGTGGTGATGACGAAGCTGCACGACATCGTGGGCTTCGGCGGCATGATCTCGGGACGTCTGCCGGCGGTCAGACGCGTGGCCAGAGCGCTGGACCTCGACGCCGGCTCGACGGTGGATGAACCGGCCGAGAACGTCGGCGCCAGACATCGCTCTGCGTACCGCCTCGTGGCCGCGGTCCCGGGCGCCATCGTTATCGTCGTCTCGCAGGACGGCGGAGTGCGCTTCGTCGCGCAGAGGGACGGGCGCGTCACTTACTGGGAACAGGAGTAGGTTCATCGCCATCGCCGAGAAGCTGGACGAGAAGGCGGTGACGTGGGTCGAGAAGGTCGCCGACGAGCAGTACAATAACCCGACTACCAAGTAACCACCGAGGAGATACTCCCATGTACCAGACGAAAGCCTACGCTGCCTCCAACAAGATCGCGCCGCTGGCCGGCACCTCGATCCCGCGGCGCGACCCGAGCGACCGCGACGTGCAGATCGAGATCCTCTACTGCGGCATCTGCCACTCCGACCTGCACTACGCGCGGGACGAGTGGCACGAGACCATGCCCGCGGTCTACCCGTGCGTGCCGGGACACGAGATCGTCGGCCGCGTGACCAAGGTCGGCTCGGGCGTGACCAAGTACAGAGTGGGCGAGCTCGTCGGGGTCGGGTGTCTCGTCGACTCGGACCGCTCCTGCCCGAACTGCAAAGCCGGGCTCGAGCAGTTCTGTCCGGGCCAGGTGCTCACCTACGGCAGCCCGGACAAGCACGGGACGGCACCGGTCACCTATGGCGGATATTCGGACTCGATCGTCGTGGCTCAGCACTTCGTCCTCCGCATCCCGCCGAATCTCGACCTCGCGGGCGCAGCACCGCTGCTCTGCGCCGGGATCACGACCTACTCGCCGATGCGCCACTGGGGCGTCACCAAGGGGAAGAAAGTCGGCGTAGTGGGCCTGGGCGGCCTCGGGCACATGGGCGTGAAGTTCGCGCACGCCTTCGGCGCGCACACGGTGGTGTTCACGACCTCGCCGGGTAAGACCGAGGACGCGAAACGCCTCGGGGCAGACGAGGTCGTCGTGTCGAAGAACGCCGACGAAATGCGGAAGCACGCGGGCAGTTTCGACTTCATCCTCGACTGTGTCGCCGCCCCGCACGACATCAACGCCTACATCGACCTCCTGGCCCGGGACGGGAACCTCACGATGGTCGGTGCACCCGACAAGCCGCTGCCGGTCAAGGTGTTCGGCCTCATCGTCCAGCGGCGGAGCTTCTCCGGTTCGCCGATCGGCGGCCTTGCCGAGACGCAGGAGATGCTCGACTTCTGCGGCCAGCACGACATTACCGCCGACGTCGAGGTGATCCCGATCCAGAAAATCAATGAGGCGTACGAGCGGATGGCGAAGAGCGACGTAAAGTATCGGTTCTCGATCGACATGGCGTCGCTCGGGTCCAAGTGATCCAAGCCCGCGTCCGTGACGGCGCGACGCGACGCTCCCGAGCCGCAAAGGAGATTTGGCGATGACGACATCCAACGAAGGGAACGACGCGCGGCGTGGCACTACGCGACGTGAGATTCTCGGTGCAGGGGCGGCTTTAGCTGCTTCGGCCATGACCGCGACCAATGGACGGCCGAAATCGTCTATCCGGCCGCTCAGCAAAACGCCTGATTCAGGAGTACACATTTTGAACTGGAGGAAACGATGCAGACGCGAAAACTTGGAACGAGTGGTCTCGAAGTGTCCGCCCTCGGCTACGGTGCGATGGGCCTCTCCTTCGGCTACGGCCCGGCCGTGGACAAGCAGCACGGCATTGCCGTCATTCGGAAGGCCGTCGATCTGGGCGTCACGTTCTTCGACACGGCCGAAGTGTACGGCCCCTTCACGAACGAAGAACTCGTCGGTGAAGCCCTCGCGCCGGTTCGCGATCGCGTGGTGATCGCCACCAAGTTCGGCTTCAGCTTCAAGGACGGGAAGCAGGTGCCGGGCGCGTTGGATAGCCGCCCAGATCGCATCCGCGAAATGGTGGAGGCGTCGCTCGAGCGGCTGAAGACCGACCGCATCGACCTCCTCTACCAGCACCGGGTCGATCCGAACGTCCCGATCGAGGACGTGGCCGGTGCCGTGAAGGACTTGATCGCGGCCGGGAAGGTCAAACACTTCGGCCTGTCGGAGGCGGGGGTCAACACCATCCGCCGGGCACACGCCGTGCAGCCGGTCGCAGCGCTCCAGAGCGAATACTCACTCTTCTGGCGGGAGCCGGAGGAGCAGATCCTCCCAACGCTCGAGGAGCTCGGCATCGGGTTCGTGCCGTTCAGCCCGCTGGGCAAGGGCTACCTGACCGGCAAGATCGATGAGCGCACGAAGTTCGACGCCGGAGACTTCCGCAACTCCGTCCCGCGCTTCTCGGAGGAGAACCGCAAGGCCAATCAGGCGCTCGTCGAGTTGCTCGGCCGGGTTGCCGCGCGGCAGACGGCGACGCCGGGCCAGGTGGCGCTCGCGTGGCTGCTCGCCCAGAAGCCGTGGATCGTGCCGATTCCCGGGACCACGAAGATCCATCGGCTGGAAGAGAACGTGGGCGGTGCGGCCGTCGCACTCACGCTCGACGACCTCCGTGAGATCGCCAGCACGGCCAGCGAGATCGCCGTCAAGGGCGAGCGCTACTCCGAGGCGGCCCAGAAGATGATCGACCGGTGAACCGCCGCGGTGCGGTGAACCTGATCGTGGAGTCGGCGTAGGTTTCAATCATGATCGAGGTGCAGTCATGACCGGCCGGGGCTGGCCTGTCGACGAGCTCAGCCTGCTGGGCCGCACCGGCGAGATCGCCATCTCGTCGCGCCGGGCCGACGGCTCGGACAGCCCCTGGTGGCCGATCTGGGTCGTCCGCGTGGGCGACGACGTGTACGTGCGTTCCACCGACGGTCCAGACAAGATCTGGTTCCGCAATGCGCTTCGCCGCCGTCGGGGACGGATCCGCGCCGGCGACACCGTGATCGAGTCCGTCTTCGTCGATCACCAGGACGGACCGCAGGAAAACATCACCGCGGCGTACCGCGCGAAGTACCGCGCCAGTTCGCCCTGGAGCCTGAACCGGGCATCGACCTCGACCTCCACCATCAAGGTGCTGCCCGCGCCATGACCGCCTGCCCGCGAATCGGCGATCGTGATGGGCGAGAGAGCTCTGGAGATCCTGGGAGTCGAACGAGCAGAAATCGCCGAGATCACTGCGCGCGTTCGCGATCGGGACGACGCTCGAATGCAGGTCGCGGTGGCGAGCGGATTCGCCGCGGGAAGCGCACTCTTCAGCGGCAAGCCCGAGCCGACAGGCTCGGCTTGACCGGTCGGGCGGCCTATAGCATCG
Coding sequences within it:
- a CDS encoding NAD(P)-dependent alcohol dehydrogenase, with product MYQTKAYAASNKIAPLAGTSIPRRDPSDRDVQIEILYCGICHSDLHYARDEWHETMPAVYPCVPGHEIVGRVTKVGSGVTKYRVGELVGVGCLVDSDRSCPNCKAGLEQFCPGQVLTYGSPDKHGTAPVTYGGYSDSIVVAQHFVLRIPPNLDLAGAAPLLCAGITTYSPMRHWGVTKGKKVGVVGLGGLGHMGVKFAHAFGAHTVVFTTSPGKTEDAKRLGADEVVVSKNADEMRKHAGSFDFILDCVAAPHDINAYIDLLARDGNLTMVGAPDKPLPVKVFGLIVQRRSFSGSPIGGLAETQEMLDFCGQHDITADVEVIPIQKINEAYERMAKSDVKYRFSIDMASLGSK
- a CDS encoding transposase; this translates as MGRRTLPAAKPTSRNRNVLGHLPEDARPRVRTEMRKAYDEADWKKAEARLKRLARSLEEAHPGAAASLQEGRAETLTRQRLGVRGALYRTLRSTNTIENLNGTIATYTRNPKRWRSGRMILRWVAAALDHAQPRCRAIRGFSELPKLRTALVASVASGSEIGEELAA
- a CDS encoding DUF2255 family protein; translated protein: MTGRGWPVDELSLLGRTGEIAISSRRADGSDSPWWPIWVVRVGDDVYVRSTDGPDKIWFRNALRRRRGRIRAGDTVIESVFVDHQDGPQENITAAYRAKYRASSPWSLNRASTSTSTIKVLPAP
- a CDS encoding aldo/keto reductase encodes the protein MQTRKLGTSGLEVSALGYGAMGLSFGYGPAVDKQHGIAVIRKAVDLGVTFFDTAEVYGPFTNEELVGEALAPVRDRVVIATKFGFSFKDGKQVPGALDSRPDRIREMVEASLERLKTDRIDLLYQHRVDPNVPIEDVAGAVKDLIAAGKVKHFGLSEAGVNTIRRAHAVQPVAALQSEYSLFWREPEEQILPTLEELGIGFVPFSPLGKGYLTGKIDERTKFDAGDFRNSVPRFSEENRKANQALVELLGRVAARQTATPGQVALAWLLAQKPWIVPIPGTTKIHRLEENVGGAAVALTLDDLREIASTASEIAVKGERYSEAAQKMIDR
- a CDS encoding DNA integrity scanning protein DisA nucleotide-binding domain protein yields the protein MHEDAHGALRIWGLVNSGRRWLRDIQGGRRAGAQLPDVPVVHVDAPGSLAVYRAQKLVAKLRSGRISGTRVDQFASAWLPERFTDFLEDLIARHVVARERSDLSWAPLTLDLPREIAERMMKRVIALMREARHGGSIIFVPTDAGAPTTDEPYIDLKYRFETSPTKRWFPEVVVSILNRLAQIHGAGPRPVGWREFETTLDDDLATLDEALFETAHLIAELASTDGAVVMTKLHDIVGFGGMISGRLPAVRRVARALDLDAGSTVDEPAENVGARHRSAYRLVAAVPGAIVIVVSQDGGVRFVAQRDGRVTYWEQE
- a CDS encoding type II toxin-antitoxin system Phd/YefM family antitoxin, producing MTRSTYSVTEAQSQLPRLLREAEGGALVGIARRQETVAYLLSRDHLEAIVETMEILANPAAQKAIADHRAGRTRFVPLSALDDE